A region of the Ranitomeya variabilis isolate aRanVar5 chromosome 5, aRanVar5.hap1, whole genome shotgun sequence genome:
CCAGATACGTTCAGATTTACCAGGTGTGGCTGTAATCATGGTTTGGTGTGTGCAATGTGCAATATTGTCTCAAATTAACCGTTTCATAATCTGGAGCACTCAAGTCTAAcaaattgataaaaataaaaggTTTTGGGAAAGGATGAATACTGTAGATGTGTGACAACTGTTGTAACCTTATAACACTCTCATTGTATAAAACTTTAGGTTTTAATAAAACATTGACCATTGTTGAACAACATATTATAGAATGCTTCATGTACACTGCTATTTTGTGAAATCTGTACTTCATGAGAACCACTAAGTAACacaatgtatatatgtttttaggttGTGGAGCAGATAGACAGACTAACTTCGGACTTTGAGTTTGAGTTGGATGCCGATGACTGGACCCCAGGAACTGTTAGTAGCACATCAAGTAGTGAAAAGGGTCCTCTCTGTGATCTGGGACCCCTGGATTTCCTGAGTTCAGACAGCTGGGAATTCTGTTCTTTTCTAGAAGCCTCTACCCCTTCTGACTCTGGAGATGGCTCAGACCGTCCTCCTGATTTTAGGCTACTTAATGGTGGGGCTACACCCAATGGTCCAGATTCTTCTAGTGAAGAAACTCCTGCCCCACCGCAGAAGCCCCTACCAACAAGGACCCCTGGCTCCAGAGACCGAGTAAGGTTCAGTGATAAAGTTCTGTATCATGCACTATGTTGTGATGACAGTGAAGATCCC
Encoded here:
- the INSYN1 gene encoding inhibitory synaptic factor 1 → MCSRGVGKTTEQGGRSCRAGERERIRGRVRAVIGQLEGILRDLKEVAKELREVVEQIDRLTSDFEFELDADDWTPGTVSSTSSSEKGPLCDLGPLDFLSSDSWEFCSFLEASTPSDSGDGSDRPPDFRLLNGGATPNGPDSSSEETPAPPQKPLPTRTPGSRDRVRFSDKVLYHALCCDDSEDPPYGQEAPREPPRPAVPCNVIRSSKGGMTGVKRGTRNCSTQTVCDKSTQTVLPYVPKKGKKEQS